In Burkholderiales bacterium, the following are encoded in one genomic region:
- a CDS encoding tyrosine-type recombinase/integrase has translation MTRARTVAGEPRGDVVTSAANARVLAQFDEHLAARPARTRDAYARDVAALAALAGDRPLAALTRAELARHLATLHGRGLSGRSLARMLSAWRALYRFLLDRDRGLKEDPAAGLRPPKSARHLPSALSPEEAERLVTLAGDDPLAVRDRALLELAYSSGLRLSELAGLDVARVDLADGEARVLGKGAKERVVPVGRAALEAIRAWLPVRAALAPPGEGALFVGRGGSRLSPRAIESRLAAWAVKQGLDRHVHPHMLRHSFASHLLQSSGDLRAVQELLGHASIASTQVYTHLDFQALAKVYDAAHPRAKRRKEK, from the coding sequence ATGACCCGCGCCCGAACCGTCGCAGGCGAGCCACGGGGCGATGTCGTGACCTCCGCCGCGAACGCGCGCGTCCTCGCGCAGTTCGACGAGCACCTCGCCGCGCGGCCCGCGCGCACGCGAGACGCCTACGCGCGCGACGTCGCGGCGCTCGCCGCGCTCGCGGGCGACCGACCGCTCGCAGCGCTCACGCGCGCCGAACTCGCGCGCCATCTCGCGACGCTGCACGGCCGGGGACTCTCCGGCCGCTCGCTCGCCCGCATGCTCTCGGCGTGGCGAGCGCTCTACCGCTTCCTGCTCGACCGCGATCGCGGCCTGAAGGAGGATCCGGCCGCGGGGCTCAGGCCGCCGAAGTCCGCGCGGCATCTGCCGTCCGCACTCTCCCCCGAGGAGGCGGAGCGCCTGGTCACGCTCGCGGGCGACGATCCGCTCGCCGTGCGCGACCGCGCGCTCCTCGAACTCGCGTACTCGTCGGGGTTGCGGCTCTCGGAACTCGCGGGGCTCGACGTCGCGCGCGTGGACCTCGCGGACGGCGAGGCGCGTGTGCTGGGCAAGGGCGCGAAGGAACGCGTCGTGCCGGTCGGCCGCGCGGCGCTGGAGGCGATCCGCGCATGGCTGCCGGTGCGCGCGGCGCTGGCGCCTCCGGGCGAGGGTGCGCTCTTCGTGGGACGCGGCGGATCGCGCCTGTCGCCGCGCGCGATCGAGTCGCGGCTCGCCGCCTGGGCGGTGAAGCAGGGGCTCGATCGGCACGTGCATCCGCACATGCTGCGCCACTCGTTCGCCTCGCATCTCCTGCAGTCCTCGGGCGACCTGCGCGCGGTGCAGGAACTCCTCGGCCACGCGTCGATCGCGAGCACGCAGGTCTACACGCACCTCGATTTCCAGGCGCTGGCGAAGGTCTACGACGCCGCGCATCCGCGCGCGAAACGCAGGAAGGAAAAGTAG
- a CDS encoding accessory factor UbiK family protein — protein MAMFNTTTLDELAKRIGRAIEASPAKDVEKNVKALLAGGLTKLDVVPRAEFDVQAKVLARTREKLEALETKVAELEARQRKDAKASDVS, from the coding sequence ATGGCGATGTTCAATACGACGACGCTCGACGAGCTCGCGAAGCGCATCGGACGCGCGATCGAGGCCTCGCCCGCGAAGGACGTCGAGAAGAACGTGAAGGCGCTCCTCGCCGGCGGGCTGACGAAGCTCGACGTCGTGCCGCGCGCGGAGTTCGACGTGCAGGCGAAGGTGCTCGCGCGCACGCGCGAGAAGCTCGAGGCGCTCGAGACGAAGGTCGCCGAGCTCGAGGCGCGGCAACGCAAGGATGCGAAGGCGTCAGACGTCAGTTGA
- the glnK gene encoding P-II family nitrogen regulator: MKLVTAIIKPFKLDEVREALSAIGVQGITVTEVKGFGRQKGHTELYRGAEYVVDFLPKVKIEAALDDAICERAIEAIEKAANTGKIGDGKIFVFDLEQVVRIRTGETGADAL, encoded by the coding sequence ATGAAACTCGTCACCGCCATCATCAAGCCGTTCAAGCTCGACGAGGTCCGCGAGGCCCTGTCGGCGATCGGCGTCCAGGGCATCACCGTCACCGAGGTCAAGGGGTTCGGCCGCCAGAAGGGCCACACCGAGCTCTACCGCGGCGCCGAGTACGTCGTCGACTTCCTGCCCAAGGTCAAGATCGAGGCCGCACTCGACGATGCGATCTGCGAGCGCGCGATCGAAGCGATCGAGAAGGCCGCCAACACCGGGAAGATCGGCGACGGAAAGATCTTCGTCTTCGATCTCGAGCAGGTCGTGCGCATCCGCACCGGCGAAACCGGCGCGGACGCGCTGTAA
- a CDS encoding DedA family protein, with amino-acid sequence MTGDAAALAGVFASSFLSATILPGNSEIVLGALVASAPSLLWPAVGIATLGNTLGGMTSYAIGRLVPAGGSEKLAPRSVALARRYGVAALLLSWVPFIGDALCVASGWLRHDWRLAALAIGTGKFARYVVLAIALERLAS; translated from the coding sequence ATGACCGGAGACGCCGCCGCGCTCGCCGGCGTCTTCGCTTCGAGCTTCCTGTCGGCGACGATCCTGCCGGGGAACTCCGAGATCGTGCTGGGCGCGCTCGTCGCGTCGGCGCCGTCGCTGCTGTGGCCCGCTGTGGGCATCGCGACGCTCGGCAACACGCTCGGCGGCATGACGTCCTACGCGATCGGGCGGCTCGTTCCCGCCGGCGGCAGCGAGAAGCTCGCACCGCGGTCGGTCGCGCTGGCCCGACGCTACGGCGTCGCGGCGCTGCTGCTGTCGTGGGTGCCGTTCATCGGCGATGCCTTGTGCGTCGCCTCGGGGTGGCTGCGCCACGACTGGCGGCTCGCTGCGCTCGCGATCGGCACCGGCAAGTTCGCGCGCTACGTCGTGCTGGCCATCGCGCTGGAGCGGCTGGCATCATGA
- the amt gene encoding ammonium transporter, with protein MKKLFVLIALVGAVAFAATATLAQDKAPAAAATPAATAAADASAAAPAAAPAASPAAAAPAPTPNKGDIAWMLTSTLLVIMMSIPALALFYGGMVRSKNILSVLMQVFVVFSMITVLWFVYGYSLAFTEGNAYIGGFDRLFLKGTFDPSTGAFAMAATFSKNTPIPELLFVAFQATFAAITVCLIVGAFAERIRFSALLLFSILWFTFAYTPIAHMVWFWMGPDAYTDPKLVDALTAKAGMIWQWGALDFAGGTVVHINAGIAGLVGAYVLGKRIGYGREAMPPNNLPLTMIGAALLWTGWFGFNAGSALEAGNPAVLAFVNTFLATACAVMSWILAEWMLKGKPSMLGAASGAVAGLVAITPAAGNVGIPGAFAIGIAAGLVCFWGVSGLKRMLRVDDSLDVFGVHALGGILGALLTGVFNDPSLGGPGFVSNWVTGEIVKAADYSIAGRVWIQAKAVGLTVIWSGVVAYLSYRIVDMVVGLRVSEEEEREGLDISSHGESAYRM; from the coding sequence ATGAAGAAGCTGTTCGTACTGATCGCGCTCGTCGGCGCGGTCGCCTTCGCGGCCACCGCGACGCTCGCGCAGGACAAGGCGCCCGCGGCCGCGGCGACGCCTGCGGCCACGGCTGCCGCCGACGCATCGGCCGCGGCGCCGGCGGCAGCCCCTGCGGCGTCCCCCGCCGCCGCCGCCCCCGCGCCGACGCCCAACAAGGGCGACATCGCGTGGATGCTGACGTCCACGCTGCTCGTCATCATGATGAGCATCCCGGCGCTGGCCCTGTTCTACGGCGGCATGGTGCGGTCGAAGAACATCCTGTCGGTGCTGATGCAGGTGTTCGTCGTGTTCTCGATGATCACGGTGCTGTGGTTCGTCTACGGCTACAGCCTCGCGTTCACCGAGGGCAACGCCTACATCGGCGGCTTCGACCGGCTGTTCCTCAAGGGAACGTTCGACCCGTCGACCGGCGCGTTCGCGATGGCTGCGACGTTCTCGAAGAACACGCCGATCCCCGAGCTGCTGTTCGTGGCGTTCCAGGCGACGTTCGCGGCGATCACCGTGTGCCTGATCGTCGGCGCGTTCGCCGAGCGCATCAGGTTCTCGGCGCTGCTGCTGTTCTCGATCCTCTGGTTCACGTTCGCCTACACGCCGATCGCGCACATGGTGTGGTTCTGGATGGGCCCGGACGCCTACACGGATCCGAAGCTCGTCGACGCGCTCACTGCGAAGGCCGGCATGATCTGGCAGTGGGGCGCGCTGGACTTCGCCGGCGGTACGGTCGTGCACATCAACGCCGGCATCGCGGGCCTCGTCGGCGCGTACGTGCTCGGCAAGCGCATCGGCTACGGCCGCGAAGCGATGCCGCCGAACAACCTGCCGCTCACGATGATCGGCGCGGCGCTGCTGTGGACCGGCTGGTTCGGGTTCAACGCGGGTTCCGCGCTGGAAGCAGGCAACCCGGCGGTGCTCGCGTTCGTCAACACGTTCCTGGCCACCGCCTGCGCGGTGATGTCGTGGATCCTCGCCGAGTGGATGCTGAAGGGCAAGCCGTCGATGCTCGGCGCGGCCTCGGGCGCCGTGGCGGGCCTGGTCGCGATCACCCCGGCCGCCGGCAACGTCGGCATCCCGGGCGCGTTCGCCATCGGCATCGCGGCGGGCCTCGTCTGCTTCTGGGGCGTCAGCGGGCTCAAGCGCATGCTGCGGGTCGACGATTCGCTCGACGTGTTCGGCGTGCACGCGCTGGGCGGCATCCTGGGCGCGCTGCTCACCGGCGTGTTCAACGACCCGTCGCTCGGCGGCCCCGGCTTCGTGTCGAACTGGGTGACCGGCGAGATCGTCAAGGCGGCGGACTACTCGATCGCGGGCCGGGTGTGGATCCAGGCGAAGGCCGTGGGCCTCACCGTGATCTGGTCGGGAGTCGTCGCCTACCTCTCGTACAGGATCGTCGACATGGTCGTCGGGTTGCGCGTCTCCGAGGAAGAGGAGCGCGAGGGTCTCGACATCAGCTCGCACGGCGAGTCGGCCTATCGGATGTGA
- the dapF gene encoding diaminopimelate epimerase: protein MHGLGNDFVVVDATAEPFTLSPPQIRALADRRFGVGCDQVLVVERSARSDADFRYRIFNADGGEVEQCGNGARCFVRFVRERGLTGKREIRVETAGGIITPKLEDNGDVTVDMGAPRFAAAEVPFLGGSGGATDPLDVDGMSVTISALSMGNPHAVQVVADVETAPVATQGPRIEHHPRFPKRVNAGYMQVIDRATIALRVWERGAGETLACGTGACAAVVAGIRRGLLDGEVRVRVRGGELSIGWAGGSAPVTMTGAAATVFEGRWRVTG, encoded by the coding sequence ATGCACGGCCTCGGCAACGATTTCGTCGTGGTCGACGCGACCGCGGAGCCGTTCACGCTGTCGCCCCCGCAGATCCGCGCGCTCGCAGACCGGCGTTTCGGCGTCGGCTGCGACCAGGTGCTCGTCGTCGAGCGGTCGGCGCGGAGCGACGCCGACTTCCGCTACCGGATCTTCAACGCGGACGGCGGCGAGGTCGAGCAGTGCGGCAACGGTGCGCGCTGCTTCGTCCGGTTCGTGCGCGAACGCGGCCTCACAGGCAAGCGCGAGATCCGCGTCGAGACCGCGGGCGGCATCATCACGCCGAAGCTCGAGGACAACGGCGACGTGACGGTCGACATGGGGGCGCCGCGGTTCGCGGCGGCGGAGGTCCCGTTCCTCGGAGGCTCGGGGGGCGCGACCGATCCGCTCGACGTCGACGGGATGTCCGTCACCATCTCCGCGCTGTCGATGGGCAACCCGCACGCGGTGCAGGTCGTCGCGGACGTCGAGACGGCACCGGTCGCGACGCAGGGGCCGCGGATCGAGCATCACCCGCGATTTCCGAAGCGCGTCAACGCGGGCTACATGCAGGTGATCGATCGCGCTACCATTGCGCTGCGCGTCTGGGAGCGCGGAGCGGGCGAGACGCTCGCTTGCGGCACCGGCGCCTGCGCGGCGGTCGTGGCGGGCATCCGCCGCGGCCTCCTCGACGGCGAGGTGCGGGTGCGGGTGCGCGGCGGCGAACTGTCGATCGGCTGGGCCGGCGGCAGCGCGCCGGTGACGATGACCGGTGCGGCGGCGACCGTGTTCGAGGGGCGCTGGCGCGTGACGGGATGA
- a CDS encoding AMP-binding protein has product MSASTGAPAFGARFEAVARRRARHVALAGEGRSLDYATLEATTRAIASRIERASGGREGFAALHFQRKTPCLQAMVAALRCGRAYVPLDPVDPDPRLRFVLRDCAPAVLVTERDAAERARALADGACPVIEIDGDEAPDPPHRLPRVDEAALAYVLYTSGSTGTPKGVTQTQRGILFSADAYAKRLSIHERDRLSHLWSTGFAASSLHFYGALLSGAALCVYDMRRDGMPGLRAWLEAERVNVVHTFPTVFRGLCAAMAPGERFAHLRAIDLAAEAVYASDFALFEAHLREDAIFVVQIGATESDVIAQRVYRHGDPLPARALLPVGTPPEGMTITIRRDDGSDAARGETGAIVVSGDGVSQGYFRRPDLDHQMLPEDAQRPGTRCYVGGDRGWIDEDGSLNFVGRAGSRIKLRGHTVDLAEVDAALAATPGVVRAAAIASSRAEGEEADRIVAYVSAAPGAFADAAALRTALASRLPPYMLPAAVVFLDTLPETATGKIDRQALVQRTARESTHAPVSAAPSSSSLEKLILARMRESLGEPAAGMDDDYFALGGDSIRAADLFERLARDTGTTLAAATLVEAPTARALARAFERARPRPVVPVRLAEGAGPPTLWCIPGLLGDPLWFRPLLFALDPGQRVDGLSLAALEATTIAAVAVHCVDAMLADQPDGPYLVVGYSAGGLIAVEVARELARRGHAVAFTGVIDTVAPGESSGYLDANIPFWRLPRRHMPVRARLVARTWLRRLLRGAIPRRDPGTTARGHALLDGLIGRFQPSVPALARASWRHAATPVDAEITVFRAANPPANPDPALGWGRYALRGVRAFDIAGNHLSLMEGGRSRVLAERLAEALRAAAPPGAIRNDGARPQPAPGAASNTRS; this is encoded by the coding sequence ATGTCTGCGTCGACAGGAGCACCCGCGTTCGGGGCGCGCTTCGAGGCAGTCGCGCGACGGCGCGCCCGCCACGTCGCGTTGGCGGGCGAGGGGCGCTCGCTCGACTACGCGACGCTGGAGGCCACCACGCGCGCGATCGCCTCGCGCATCGAGCGTGCCTCGGGCGGCCGCGAGGGCTTCGCGGCCCTCCACTTCCAGCGCAAGACGCCCTGCCTGCAGGCGATGGTCGCCGCGCTGCGCTGCGGGCGCGCCTACGTGCCGCTCGACCCGGTCGATCCCGACCCCCGCCTGCGCTTCGTGCTGCGCGACTGCGCCCCCGCAGTCCTCGTCACCGAACGCGACGCGGCGGAACGCGCGCGTGCGCTCGCGGATGGCGCGTGCCCGGTGATCGAGATCGACGGCGACGAGGCGCCGGACCCGCCCCATCGGCTTCCCCGCGTCGACGAAGCGGCGCTCGCCTACGTGCTCTACACCTCCGGATCGACCGGGACGCCGAAAGGCGTCACGCAGACCCAACGCGGCATCCTGTTCTCCGCGGACGCTTACGCGAAACGCCTGTCGATTCACGAGCGCGACCGCCTGTCGCACCTGTGGTCGACCGGCTTCGCGGCATCGAGCCTGCACTTCTACGGCGCGCTCCTCTCCGGCGCGGCGCTCTGCGTCTACGACATGCGCCGCGACGGCATGCCGGGCTTGCGCGCGTGGCTCGAAGCCGAGCGCGTGAACGTGGTCCACACGTTTCCCACGGTCTTCCGCGGCCTGTGCGCGGCGATGGCGCCGGGCGAGCGTTTCGCGCATCTGCGCGCGATCGACCTCGCCGCGGAGGCGGTCTACGCGAGCGACTTCGCCTTGTTCGAAGCGCACCTGCGCGAGGACGCGATCTTCGTCGTCCAGATCGGCGCGACCGAGTCGGACGTGATCGCGCAGCGCGTGTACCGGCACGGCGATCCGTTGCCCGCCCGCGCGCTGCTGCCGGTCGGCACCCCGCCCGAGGGCATGACGATCACCATCCGCCGCGACGACGGCAGCGACGCGGCGCGAGGCGAGACCGGCGCGATCGTCGTGTCGGGAGACGGGGTGAGCCAAGGCTACTTCCGCCGGCCGGACCTCGATCACCAGATGCTTCCCGAAGACGCACAGCGCCCGGGAACGCGCTGTTACGTGGGCGGCGATCGCGGCTGGATCGACGAAGACGGATCACTCAACTTCGTCGGCCGCGCCGGCAGCCGCATCAAGCTCCGCGGACACACGGTCGACCTCGCCGAGGTGGACGCCGCGCTCGCCGCGACGCCCGGCGTGGTGCGTGCCGCGGCGATCGCGTCGTCGAGGGCGGAGGGCGAAGAGGCCGACCGCATCGTCGCGTACGTCAGCGCGGCGCCCGGCGCGTTCGCGGACGCCGCGGCATTGCGAACCGCGCTGGCGTCGCGGCTGCCGCCGTACATGCTCCCCGCGGCAGTCGTGTTCCTCGACACGCTGCCCGAGACGGCGACCGGCAAGATCGACCGCCAGGCGCTCGTGCAGCGTACCGCTCGCGAGTCCACGCACGCTCCCGTGTCCGCCGCGCCGTCTTCGTCCAGCCTCGAGAAGCTGATCCTCGCGCGGATGCGCGAATCGCTCGGCGAGCCGGCCGCCGGCATGGACGACGACTACTTCGCGCTGGGCGGCGACTCGATCCGCGCCGCGGATCTGTTCGAGCGGCTCGCACGCGACACCGGCACGACGCTCGCCGCGGCGACGCTGGTCGAAGCGCCCACCGCGCGCGCGCTGGCGCGCGCGTTCGAACGCGCGCGACCGCGGCCGGTCGTTCCGGTGCGGCTCGCCGAAGGCGCCGGTCCGCCGACGCTGTGGTGCATCCCCGGGCTCCTCGGCGATCCGCTGTGGTTTCGTCCGCTGCTCTTCGCGCTCGACCCGGGCCAGCGCGTCGACGGCCTGTCGCTCGCGGCGCTCGAGGCGACCACGATCGCCGCTGTCGCCGTCCACTGCGTCGACGCGATGCTCGCCGACCAGCCGGACGGTCCCTACCTCGTCGTCGGCTACTCGGCCGGCGGACTGATCGCCGTGGAGGTCGCGCGCGAACTCGCGCGGCGCGGGCATGCGGTCGCGTTCACCGGCGTGATCGACACCGTGGCGCCGGGCGAGAGCAGCGGATACCTCGACGCGAACATCCCGTTCTGGCGGCTGCCGCGACGCCACATGCCCGTGCGTGCGCGGCTCGTCGCCAGGACGTGGTTGCGCAGGCTGCTGCGCGGCGCGATCCCGCGCCGCGATCCGGGTACGACCGCCCGCGGACACGCGTTGCTCGACGGACTGATCGGACGCTTCCAGCCCAGCGTACCCGCGCTCGCGCGCGCGTCATGGCGGCACGCGGCGACGCCGGTCGATGCCGAGATCACCGTGTTCCGCGCCGCGAATCCCCCGGCCAATCCCGATCCCGCGCTCGGGTGGGGACGTTACGCGCTGCGCGGCGTGCGGGCATTCGACATCGCCGGCAATCACCTGAGCCTGATGGAAGGAGGCCGGTCGCGCGTGCTCGCCGAACGGCTCGCCGAGGCGCTCCGTGCCGCAGCGCCGCCTGGCGCGATCCGGAACGACGGCGCCCGACCTCAACCGGCGCCCGGCGCGGCCTCGAACACGCGGTCGTAG
- a CDS encoding DUF484 family protein — translation MEAKDVADYLRAHPGFFEDHADVLADVSVPHPHGGHAIPIAERQILTLRERSAELDARLRELIANGRANDTIGEKLHRSTLALFASPDLETTLAVLDHSLKEDFGVPEVAARLWGKVPEQSYLPQLAATSPEVRMWADAMTEPQCGDAAPYETREWFERGDALRSFAFMPLRTAQNFGVLALGSEDPERYRAGVGTVYLVRLAELASVATARYLPLN, via the coding sequence ATGGAAGCGAAGGACGTCGCGGACTACCTGAGGGCGCATCCGGGATTCTTCGAGGATCACGCCGACGTGCTCGCCGACGTCTCCGTGCCGCATCCGCACGGCGGGCACGCGATCCCGATCGCCGAGCGCCAGATCCTGACGCTGCGCGAGCGCAGCGCGGAACTCGACGCGCGGCTGCGCGAACTCATCGCGAACGGCCGGGCGAACGACACCATCGGCGAGAAGCTCCATCGCTCGACGCTCGCGCTCTTCGCGTCGCCCGACCTCGAGACCACGCTCGCGGTCCTCGACCACAGCCTGAAGGAGGACTTCGGCGTGCCCGAGGTCGCCGCGCGCCTGTGGGGCAAGGTGCCCGAGCAGTCGTACCTCCCGCAGCTCGCCGCGACCTCGCCGGAGGTGCGCATGTGGGCCGACGCGATGACGGAACCGCAGTGCGGCGACGCGGCGCCCTACGAGACGCGCGAGTGGTTCGAGCGCGGGGATGCGCTCCGCTCGTTCGCGTTCATGCCGCTTCGCACCGCGCAGAACTTCGGCGTGCTCGCGCTCGGCAGCGAGGATCCCGAACGCTACCGCGCGGGCGTGGGGACGGTCTACCTCGTGCGGCTCGCCGAACTCGCGAGCGTCGCCACCGCGCGCTACCTGCCGCTGAACTGA
- a CDS encoding YifB family Mg chelatase-like AAA ATPase, with the protein MSVAVVRSRALAGMAAPPVSVEVHIAGGLPGVNLVGLPDTEVREARDRVRAALQNANFEFPARKVTVNLAPADLPKESGRFDLPIAIGILAASGQLRADALDRHEFAGELALTGELRAVRGALAMVLSARHDGRAFVLPRASAAEASLVPEATVHPARTLLEVCAHLSGDAPLSPIARCMGSTEGVRDAGLPDLADVRGQRQAKRALEIAAAGSHALLLVGPPGAGKSMLAQRLPSLLPPLDEDEALEVAAIASLAGRFDPARWRERPWRAPHHTASAVAIVGGGSHPRPGEISLAHRGVLFLDELPEWERRVLEVLREPMEAGVVQIARAARQCAFPAQFQLVAAMNPCPCGWLGHPSARCRCTPDRVAAYRSRISGPLVDRIDLAIEVPALPPSEIAIADDAPAGEPSSIVRERVARARAVQLGRQQRSNAWLSVADLRRHCVPDAKGRALAQRAMATHALSARSYHRILKVARTIADLARAEVIGEEHVAEAIGCRRYDRVFEAAPGAG; encoded by the coding sequence ATCAGCGTCGCCGTCGTTCGCAGCCGCGCGCTCGCCGGCATGGCGGCGCCGCCGGTTTCGGTCGAGGTCCACATCGCCGGCGGTCTCCCCGGCGTGAATCTCGTCGGCCTGCCGGACACCGAGGTGCGCGAGGCGCGCGACCGCGTTCGCGCCGCGCTGCAGAACGCGAACTTCGAGTTCCCGGCGCGCAAGGTCACGGTCAACCTCGCCCCGGCCGACCTCCCGAAGGAATCGGGCCGCTTCGACCTGCCGATCGCGATCGGCATCCTCGCGGCGAGCGGCCAGCTTCGCGCGGACGCGCTCGACCGCCACGAATTCGCGGGCGAACTCGCGCTCACCGGCGAGTTGCGCGCGGTGCGCGGCGCGCTCGCGATGGTGCTCTCGGCGCGACACGACGGGCGCGCGTTCGTCCTCCCGCGGGCGAGCGCGGCGGAGGCCTCGCTCGTTCCCGAGGCGACCGTGCATCCGGCGCGCACGCTGCTCGAGGTCTGCGCGCACCTGTCGGGCGATGCGCCGCTGTCGCCGATCGCGCGGTGCATGGGCTCGACGGAGGGTGTTCGGGACGCGGGACTGCCGGACCTCGCCGATGTCCGCGGCCAGCGGCAGGCGAAGCGCGCGCTCGAGATCGCGGCCGCGGGCTCGCACGCGCTGCTCCTCGTCGGTCCCCCCGGGGCGGGCAAGTCGATGCTCGCGCAGCGGCTGCCCTCGCTCCTGCCCCCGCTCGACGAGGACGAGGCGCTCGAGGTCGCCGCGATCGCCTCGCTCGCCGGCCGCTTCGATCCCGCGCGCTGGCGCGAACGACCGTGGCGCGCGCCGCACCACACGGCGAGCGCGGTGGCCATCGTCGGCGGCGGCAGTCATCCGCGGCCCGGCGAAATCTCGCTCGCGCATCGCGGCGTGCTGTTCCTCGACGAACTGCCGGAGTGGGAGCGGCGCGTCCTCGAGGTCCTGCGCGAGCCGATGGAGGCGGGGGTCGTGCAGATCGCGCGCGCGGCGCGGCAATGCGCGTTCCCCGCGCAGTTCCAGCTCGTCGCCGCGATGAACCCCTGCCCCTGCGGCTGGCTCGGCCACCCGAGCGCGCGTTGCCGCTGCACGCCCGACCGCGTCGCCGCCTACCGCTCGCGCATCTCCGGACCGCTCGTCGATCGCATCGATCTCGCCATCGAGGTGCCTGCGCTGCCGCCCTCGGAGATCGCGATTGCCGACGACGCACCGGCGGGAGAACCCTCCTCGATCGTGCGCGAGCGCGTCGCGCGCGCTCGCGCGGTGCAACTCGGCCGACAGCAGCGGAGCAACGCGTGGCTTTCCGTCGCGGACCTGCGACGCCATTGCGTTCCCGATGCGAAAGGACGGGCGCTCGCGCAACGAGCGATGGCGACGCACGCCCTCTCCGCGCGGTCGTACCACCGGATCCTCAAGGTCGCGCGCACGATCGCGGACCTCGCGCGCGCGGAGGTCATCGGCGAGGAGCACGTGGCCGAGGCGATCGGCTGCCGCCGCTACGACCGCGTGTTCGAGGCCGCGCCGGGCGCCGGTTGA
- the gshA gene encoding glutamate--cysteine ligase: MVPHLTTALSGPLQSLERKFLERMPEIERWLRSKWQEHAVPFYASVDLRNAGFKLAPVDTNLFPGGFNNLNPAFTPLCVQAIQAAVERVCADARGVLIVPENHTRNLHYLRNVAALEDIVKQAGLRVRIGSINPEIREPTRVDLPDGASILLEPVVRHGSRVGLPDFDPCMVLLNNDLSAGPPAILEGIEQPIAPPLAAGWYNRLKSHHFEAYHAVANEFGALVGIDPWLVDPYFGVCGEINFQERAGEECLASNVDWLLGRIRAKYAEYGIDEPPFVIVKADAGTYGMGIMTVRDAADVQGLNRKQRNKMAVVKEGLEVTSVIIQEGVPTFEAIGEAMAEPVVYMIDRYVVGGFYRVHASRGRDENLNAPGAEFVPLAFESPCIPDLKGPAGCPPNRFYAYGVVARLAQLAAAVEVEQLVGRKSGADSTRSAVTA; this comes from the coding sequence ATGGTGCCGCACCTCACGACCGCGCTGTCCGGCCCGCTCCAGTCCCTCGAACGGAAGTTCCTCGAGCGCATGCCGGAGATCGAGCGGTGGCTCCGCTCGAAGTGGCAGGAGCACGCGGTTCCGTTCTACGCGTCGGTCGACCTGCGCAACGCCGGCTTCAAGCTCGCCCCGGTCGACACGAACCTCTTCCCCGGCGGGTTCAACAACCTGAATCCGGCGTTCACGCCGCTGTGCGTGCAGGCGATCCAGGCGGCGGTCGAGCGCGTCTGCGCCGACGCGCGCGGCGTGCTCATCGTGCCCGAGAACCACACGCGCAATCTCCACTACCTGCGCAACGTCGCGGCGCTCGAGGACATCGTGAAGCAGGCCGGTTTGCGCGTGCGCATCGGTTCGATCAACCCGGAGATTCGCGAACCCACGCGCGTCGACCTCCCCGACGGCGCGTCGATCCTGCTCGAGCCGGTCGTGCGGCACGGGAGCCGCGTCGGGCTGCCCGATTTCGATCCATGCATGGTCCTGCTCAACAACGACCTGTCGGCGGGTCCGCCGGCGATCCTCGAAGGCATCGAGCAGCCGATCGCCCCTCCGCTCGCCGCCGGCTGGTACAACCGGTTGAAGTCGCACCACTTCGAGGCCTACCACGCGGTCGCGAACGAGTTCGGCGCGCTGGTCGGCATCGATCCGTGGCTCGTCGACCCGTACTTCGGCGTGTGCGGCGAGATCAACTTCCAGGAACGCGCGGGCGAGGAGTGCCTCGCGTCGAACGTGGACTGGCTGCTCGGTCGCATCCGCGCCAAGTACGCGGAGTACGGCATCGACGAGCCGCCGTTCGTGATCGTGAAGGCGGACGCGGGCACCTACGGCATGGGCATCATGACGGTTCGCGACGCCGCCGACGTGCAGGGCCTGAACCGCAAGCAGCGCAACAAGATGGCGGTGGTCAAGGAAGGGCTCGAGGTCACGTCGGTCATCATCCAGGAGGGCGTGCCGACCTTCGAGGCGATCGGCGAGGCGATGGCGGAGCCGGTCGTCTACATGATCGACCGCTACGTCGTCGGCGGCTTCTACCGCGTGCATGCCTCGCGCGGCCGCGACGAGAACCTGAACGCGCCCGGAGCGGAGTTCGTGCCGCTCGCGTTCGAGTCGCCCTGCATCCCCGACCTCAAGGGGCCGGCCGGCTGTCCGCCGAACCGCTTCTACGCGTACGGTGTCGTCGCGCGCCTCGCGCAACTCGCCGCCGCGGTCGAGGTCGAGCAACTGGTCGGACGCAAGTCCGGCGCGGACAGCACGCGATCCGCGGTGACGGCCTGA